In the genome of Actinomadura graeca, one region contains:
- a CDS encoding proline dehydrogenase family protein, producing the protein MLRQALLAASRSGGARRVVETAPFTRDVARRFIAGETIEDAVRVTRELTGEGLLVSVDFLGEDTLDRKGTGANVRRYIELLDRLGAARLGARAEVSVKLSAIGQPVDESLTLDNARRICTAARSAGTAVTVDMEDHTTVDSTLGIVHELRRDFPDTGAVIQAYLRRAEEYCAELSYEGSRVRLCKGAYAAPDDVAFSGKEDVDKSFVRCMKILMAGKGYPMLATHDPRLIDIAGALAVLDERDADAFEYQMLYGVRPQEQRRLAGQGAQVRVYVAYGEDWYGFFMRRLAESPGNLRLLARSLVGRG; encoded by the coding sequence GTGCTTCGACAGGCGTTGCTGGCGGCGTCGCGCAGTGGCGGCGCGCGCAGGGTCGTGGAGACCGCGCCGTTCACCCGCGACGTCGCCCGCCGGTTCATCGCGGGCGAGACGATCGAGGACGCGGTGCGCGTCACGCGGGAGCTGACCGGCGAGGGGCTGCTCGTCAGCGTGGACTTCCTCGGTGAGGACACGCTCGACCGGAAGGGCACCGGGGCGAACGTCCGGCGTTACATCGAACTGCTCGACCGGCTCGGCGCAGCGCGTCTCGGCGCGCGCGCGGAGGTGTCGGTGAAGCTGTCCGCGATCGGGCAGCCCGTGGACGAGTCGCTCACCCTGGACAACGCGCGCCGCATTTGCACGGCCGCACGCTCGGCCGGTACGGCGGTCACGGTCGACATGGAGGACCACACCACGGTCGACTCCACGCTCGGGATCGTCCACGAGCTGCGCAGGGACTTCCCCGACACGGGCGCCGTCATACAGGCGTACCTGCGGCGCGCGGAGGAGTATTGCGCCGAACTGTCGTACGAGGGTTCGCGCGTACGTCTGTGCAAGGGCGCGTACGCCGCTCCCGACGACGTGGCCTTCAGCGGCAAGGAGGACGTCGACAAGTCCTTCGTCCGCTGTATGAAGATCTTGATGGCGGGCAAGGGCTACCCGATGCTGGCCACGCACGATCCGCGTCTGATCGACATCGCCGGGGCGCTGGCCGTTCTGGACGAACGCGACGCCGACGCCTTCGAGTACCAGATGCTCTACGGCGTCCGCCCGCAGGAGCAGAGGCGGCTCGCCGGGCAGGGCGCGCAGGTCCGCGTGTACGTCGCGTACGGCGAGGACTGGTACGGGTTCTTCATGCGGCGCCTCGCCGAGAGTCCCGGCAACCTCCGGCTCCTGGCGCGCTCGCTCGTCGGCCGCGGCTGA
- the proC gene encoding pyrroline-5-carboxylate reductase, producing the protein MIAILGAGKMGEALLSGVLRAGRRPSELMATARREERGALLRERYGVEIVTNVEAAERAGTLVLAVKPQDMGALLDEVGPHVPPGRLVVSMAAGITTPFIEQRLPDGVPVVRVMSNTPVHVDEAMSVISAGAHAGEEHLKLAEELLSPVGKVLRIPESLQDGATALSGSGPAYFYFLVEAMVDAGILLGMPRAAALEMVIQSAVGAAVMLRDSGEHPVLLREAVTSPGGTTIAAIRELERHGVRAAVLEAIEAARNRGQELAGG; encoded by the coding sequence ATGATCGCGATTCTGGGTGCCGGGAAGATGGGCGAGGCGCTGCTGTCGGGCGTCCTGCGGGCCGGCCGCCGCCCGTCGGAGCTGATGGCGACCGCGCGCCGTGAGGAGCGCGGGGCGCTGCTGCGCGAGCGGTACGGCGTCGAGATCGTCACGAACGTGGAGGCCGCGGAGCGCGCGGGCACCCTGGTCCTCGCGGTCAAGCCGCAGGACATGGGCGCGCTGCTGGACGAGGTGGGCCCGCACGTCCCGCCGGGGCGGCTGGTGGTCTCGATGGCGGCGGGCATCACGACCCCGTTCATCGAGCAGCGGCTCCCGGACGGCGTCCCCGTCGTGCGGGTCATGTCGAACACGCCCGTGCACGTGGACGAGGCGATGAGCGTGATCTCCGCGGGGGCGCACGCGGGCGAGGAGCACCTGAAGCTCGCCGAGGAGCTGCTGTCGCCGGTCGGGAAGGTGCTGCGCATCCCCGAGTCGCTCCAGGACGGCGCGACCGCCCTGTCCGGCAGCGGCCCCGCGTACTTCTACTTCCTCGTCGAGGCGATGGTGGACGCGGGCATCCTGCTCGGGATGCCGCGGGCCGCCGCGCTGGAGATGGTGATCCAGTCCGCCGTGGGCGCCGCGGTCATGCTGCGGGACTCCGGGGAGCATCCCGTCCTGCTGCGCGAGGCCGTCACGTCCCCCGGCGGGACGACGATCGCGGCGATCCGGGAGCTGGAGCGGCACGGGGTCCGCGCCGCGGTCCTGGAGGCCATCGAGGCGGCCCGGAACCGGGGGCAGGAACTGGCCGGCGGCTGA
- a CDS encoding efflux RND transporter periplasmic adaptor subunit: MPSSGRSSRRVRERSHHASAAPRRIRLIMLGVLLAGSLGACTGGGDGRPPQLGAVARSDVSEVVEAPGTVSARATAVLRAPADGTVERLYVADGDKVRAGDVLARILSPDAEERLARAREADRAASGGVSVPAGADLAALQHRTDEAAREGFAEAREAAQGIPDPEQRALVLTAITRAETGYRTAADAARTAVARLNAGLGGLGATVSSITAAQRVQTRAAVGAAERTIGALTIKAPFGGVVGLGGPAGGAPGPGDLAGRLPRPLRTEDGLTGLGSLGVPGASPIAAGAPVSAGDAVATVADVSALFLDARVDERDVFEVREGVQADVELDAVPDGTYTAKATSVGSTPAAASGGGVTYKVTLALGRGTLAGGGAAPWPKPGMSAMVSMRIRDVRDVLSVPAAAVVTSGRESFVWVESGGRARRRVVGVGVQGDATVEITRGLREGERIVVRGADSVRPGQELDP, translated from the coding sequence ATGCCCTCATCGGGCCGTTCGTCCCGGCGCGTCCGGGAACGTTCTCATCATGCCTCCGCCGCCCCCCGCCGCATCCGGCTGATCATGCTCGGCGTCCTGCTGGCCGGGTCCCTCGGCGCCTGCACGGGCGGTGGCGACGGGCGGCCGCCGCAGCTCGGCGCGGTCGCCAGATCCGACGTGTCCGAGGTGGTCGAGGCCCCCGGCACGGTGTCGGCGCGGGCCACGGCCGTGCTCCGCGCGCCCGCCGACGGGACGGTCGAGCGCCTCTACGTCGCCGACGGCGACAAGGTCCGCGCCGGCGACGTCCTCGCCAGGATCCTGTCGCCGGACGCCGAGGAGCGCCTGGCACGGGCGCGCGAGGCGGACCGGGCGGCGTCGGGCGGCGTGTCCGTGCCCGCGGGCGCCGACCTCGCCGCCCTCCAGCACCGGACGGACGAGGCGGCGCGGGAGGGGTTCGCCGAGGCGCGCGAGGCCGCGCAGGGCATCCCCGACCCGGAGCAGCGGGCGCTCGTCCTCACGGCGATCACGCGCGCCGAGACCGGGTACCGCACCGCGGCGGATGCCGCGCGGACCGCCGTGGCCAGGCTGAACGCCGGGCTCGGCGGCCTCGGCGCGACGGTGTCCTCGATCACCGCGGCGCAGCGGGTGCAGACGCGGGCGGCGGTCGGCGCGGCCGAGCGCACGATCGGCGCGCTGACGATCAAGGCGCCGTTCGGCGGCGTCGTCGGGCTCGGCGGCCCCGCCGGGGGCGCGCCAGGCCCCGGCGACCTCGCCGGGCGGCTCCCTCGCCCCCTGCGCACCGAGGACGGCCTCACGGGGCTCGGCAGCCTCGGTGTGCCCGGCGCCTCGCCCATCGCCGCGGGCGCGCCCGTCTCGGCCGGTGACGCCGTCGCCACGGTCGCCGACGTCTCGGCGCTCTTCCTCGACGCCCGCGTGGACGAGAGGGACGTGTTCGAGGTCCGCGAGGGCGTGCAGGCGGACGTGGAGCTCGACGCCGTCCCCGACGGGACGTACACGGCCAAGGCGACCAGCGTCGGGTCGACTCCGGCGGCGGCGAGCGGCGGCGGCGTCACCTACAAGGTGACCCTCGCGCTCGGCCGCGGGACCCTGGCGGGCGGTGGAGCGGCCCCGTGGCCGAAGCCGGGCATGAGCGCGATGGTCTCCATGCGGATCCGCGACGTCCGCGACGTCCTGTCCGTCCCGGCCGCGGCGGTCGTCACCAGCGGACGGGAGTCGTTCGTCTGGGTGGAGTCCGGTGGCCGCGCCCGGCGCCGGGTGGTCGGGGTGGGCGTGCAGGGCGACGCGACCGTGGAGATCACGCGCGGCCTGAGGGAGGGCGAGCGGATCGTCGTGCGCGGCGCCGACTCCGTCCGCCCGGGGCAGGAGCTGGATCCGTGA
- a CDS encoding ABC transporter ATP-binding protein, whose amino-acid sequence MTSGGAAGEPALEAVAVSRTYRMDGADVTALHAVNLRIDEGEFVAIAGPSGSGKSTLLHLLGCLDHPTSGFLRVSGREVASLSESELAGLRNARFGFVFQSFRLLERASARENVALPLVYRGVPRGERRRRAAEALALVGLEHRLGHRPDRLSGGERQRVAIARALVGDPGVVLADEPTGSLDADAGRRVLDLLERLNAERGVAVVLVTHDPGVAGRARRRVRIRDGRIEHDDAAGRDAGVPRERR is encoded by the coding sequence GTGACGTCCGGGGGCGCGGCGGGGGAGCCCGCGCTGGAGGCGGTGGCCGTCAGCCGGACGTACCGGATGGACGGTGCCGACGTCACCGCGCTGCACGCGGTGAACCTGCGCATCGACGAGGGGGAGTTCGTCGCGATCGCCGGGCCGTCCGGGTCGGGCAAGTCGACGCTCCTGCATCTGCTCGGCTGCCTGGACCATCCGACCTCCGGGTTCCTGCGCGTCTCCGGGCGGGAGGTCGCCTCGCTGAGCGAATCCGAGCTCGCCGGGCTGCGCAACGCCCGCTTCGGTTTCGTGTTCCAGTCGTTCCGGCTGCTGGAGCGGGCGAGCGCGCGCGAGAACGTGGCGCTCCCGCTCGTCTACCGCGGCGTGCCGCGGGGCGAGCGCCGCCGCCGCGCCGCCGAGGCGCTCGCCCTGGTCGGCCTCGAACACCGTCTCGGCCACCGGCCGGACCGGCTGTCCGGCGGCGAGCGGCAGCGCGTGGCCATCGCCCGCGCGCTCGTCGGCGACCCCGGTGTCGTCCTCGCCGACGAGCCGACCGGCAGCCTCGACGCCGACGCCGGGCGGCGCGTGCTGGACCTGCTCGAACGCCTCAACGCCGAACGCGGCGTCGCCGTCGTCCTGGTCACCCACGATCCCGGCGTCGCCGGCCGCGCCCGCCGCCGGGTCCGCATCCGCGACGGCCGCATCGAGCACGACGACGCCGCAGGACGCGACGCGGGCGTGCCGCGGGAGCGGCGTTGA
- a CDS encoding ABC transporter permease, with protein sequence MRVAESYREASDALRAHRFRSALAMLGVAVGVAAVVVLVAVGAGARDLVRSAIEGLGSNVIVVAPGGPAPGPAPVAGRMRLEDARYLGQVTGDESAVAAALGSGGEVRAGRGSMPVMVVGADENLRGVLGRPLRQGRYLTRADVDGRGRVVVLGSGAARRLFGDADPVGRQVSVAGRSRFRVVGVLAEVGRGFGGARDAEAHIPITTAQRMFGVTRVDYIAVRAPAKGDVPRLRAEVVDALQSKYRGESFSAVTRTQLLGTVGRLLGALTGVLAAIAAVSLLAGGAGVSGIMFAGVRERTGEIGLRKALGARRRDILAQFLAEAVLLTSFGGAAGVLLGVGAALAVGVLTPVPVAVAWWSPALAFAVSAAVGVVSGVVPARRAARLDPVAALR encoded by the coding sequence TTGAGGGTCGCCGAGTCGTACCGGGAGGCGTCGGACGCGCTGCGCGCCCACCGGTTCCGCAGCGCGCTGGCGATGCTCGGGGTGGCCGTCGGCGTCGCCGCCGTGGTCGTCCTCGTCGCGGTCGGCGCCGGTGCCCGCGACCTCGTCCGGTCCGCGATCGAGGGCCTCGGCTCCAACGTCATCGTCGTCGCGCCCGGAGGGCCCGCTCCCGGGCCCGCGCCGGTGGCCGGGCGGATGCGGCTGGAGGACGCCCGCTACCTCGGCCAGGTGACCGGGGACGAGAGCGCCGTCGCGGCCGCGCTCGGCTCCGGCGGGGAGGTCCGGGCGGGCCGCGGGTCGATGCCCGTGATGGTCGTGGGCGCGGACGAGAACCTCCGCGGCGTCCTCGGCCGTCCGCTGCGCCAGGGCCGCTACCTCACCCGCGCCGACGTGGACGGGCGCGGCCGCGTGGTGGTCCTCGGCTCCGGCGCCGCGCGGCGGCTGTTCGGCGACGCGGACCCCGTCGGGCGGCAGGTGTCGGTCGCGGGCCGCTCCCGGTTCCGCGTGGTCGGCGTGCTGGCGGAGGTCGGACGGGGCTTCGGCGGGGCCCGGGACGCCGAGGCCCACATCCCGATCACCACGGCGCAGCGCATGTTCGGCGTGACCCGCGTCGACTACATCGCCGTCCGGGCCCCGGCGAAGGGCGACGTCCCGCGCCTGCGGGCCGAGGTCGTGGACGCGTTGCAGAGCAAGTACCGGGGCGAGAGCTTCTCGGCGGTCACCCGGACACAGCTCCTCGGCACCGTCGGGAGGCTCCTCGGCGCGCTCACCGGCGTCCTCGCCGCCATCGCGGCGGTCTCGCTGCTCGCCGGGGGCGCCGGGGTCTCCGGCATCATGTTCGCGGGCGTCAGGGAGCGGACCGGGGAGATCGGCCTGCGCAAGGCGCTCGGCGCGCGGCGGCGCGACATCCTCGCGCAGTTCCTCGCCGAGGCCGTGCTGCTGACCTCCTTCGGCGGCGCCGCGGGCGTCCTGCTCGGCGTCGGCGCCGCGCTCGCCGTCGGCGTCCTGACGCCCGTCCCGGTGGCCGTCGCCTGGTGGTCCCCGGCGCTCGCCTTCGCCGTCTCCGCCGCGGTCGGTGTCGTCTCCGGCGTCGTCCCCGCCCGCCGGGCCGCCCGGCTCGACCCGGTCGCCGCGCTGCGCTGA
- a CDS encoding alpha/beta hydrolase gives MDPAEVTPSPRTTGPRTTGPRAAGPSVRSRALSGMIRLGARPFVHRVPGGAGGIRTARSTVDAASLLMRHTSRVRVTPLSGPRTGTGRGEPVRGEWVVPREGGNADGTILYLHGGGYVVCSPRTHRPITSRLAVDTGLPVLVPRYRLAPEHPFPAPLEDAVAAYRWLLARGVPASGIVLAGDSSGGHLAAALAAEICRTGLPPPAGIVLFSPWVDLTCELSIRAQNGARDPYISARSARRIARLVVGPDGFGDPRLALLTCAWDDAPPVLIQVGGAEVLRPEAEALADALDRAGASCELQVWQGQMHVFQILNRVLPEAGAAMREAARFVRSATEGPEAVA, from the coding sequence ATGGATCCTGCCGAGGTGACCCCCTCGCCGCGTACGACCGGACCGCGTACGACCGGGCCGCGGGCCGCCGGGCCGAGCGTCCGCAGCCGGGCGCTCAGCGGGATGATCCGGCTCGGTGCCCGGCCGTTCGTCCACCGCGTCCCCGGGGGCGCGGGCGGCATCCGCACGGCCCGTTCGACGGTCGACGCCGCGTCCCTGCTGATGCGGCACACCTCGCGCGTCCGCGTCACACCGCTGAGCGGCCCCCGGACCGGGACCGGACGCGGTGAGCCGGTCAGGGGCGAGTGGGTCGTCCCGCGCGAGGGCGGGAACGCGGACGGCACGATCCTCTACCTGCACGGCGGCGGTTACGTCGTCTGCTCGCCGCGCACCCACCGGCCGATCACCTCGCGGCTGGCGGTCGACACGGGACTGCCCGTCCTCGTCCCGCGCTACCGGCTGGCGCCCGAGCACCCGTTCCCCGCGCCGCTGGAGGACGCGGTGGCGGCGTACCGGTGGCTGCTGGCGCGCGGGGTCCCCGCGTCCGGGATCGTCCTCGCGGGCGACTCGTCGGGCGGGCACCTCGCCGCCGCGCTGGCCGCCGAGATCTGCCGGACGGGGCTGCCGCCTCCCGCCGGGATCGTGCTGTTCTCCCCCTGGGTCGACCTGACCTGTGAACTCTCCATCCGGGCGCAGAACGGCGCCCGCGACCCCTACATCAGCGCCCGCTCGGCACGGCGGATCGCGCGCCTCGTGGTCGGCCCGGACGGGTTCGGCGACCCCCGGCTGGCGCTGCTGACGTGCGCGTGGGACGACGCGCCGCCCGTCCTGATCCAGGTGGGCGGCGCGGAGGTGCTGCGTCCCGAGGCCGAGGCGCTCGCGGACGCGCTGGACCGCGCGGGCGCCTCCTGTGAGCTCCAGGTGTGGCAGGGGCAGATGCACGTGTTCCAGATCCTGAACCGGGTGCTGCCCGAGGCGGGCGCCGCGATGCGGGAGGCGGCCCGCTTCGTCCGCTCCGCCACGGAAGGACCGGAGGCGGTCGCCTAG